In one window of Romboutsia hominis DNA:
- a CDS encoding Na+/H+ antiporter NhaC family protein, translating into MKEEAKKGSILGLLPLGVFLIVFLGSGVITGDFYKMPAIVAFIIATIVGFSLNRKVSLGEKIEVFCKGAGNIDIISMIMIFILAGSFSSVAKAMGGVDSTVNLSLSILPPNLLVSGLFVIGCFISISMGTSMGTIAALGPIGIGIAAKTGIPAPLVIGAVVGGAMFGDNLSMISDTTIAATKTQGCELKDKFRVNFLIVLPAAIITAILLATITSGYSLGGSTSYRYDFIKVLPYLGVLVGALCGVNVFVLLSFGVVFAGAIGLFTNSFGLFGFIEAISGGISGMYELCLLVIIIGGLVELIKLNGGIDFILNFISSKIKTKKGAEFGIAALVSIVDLCTANNTIAIVTAGPLAKDIATKFDIDNRKTASILDIFSSCWQGIVPYGAQVLTAAGMVGISPVELIKYLHYPWLMLACGIIAITFGIPNLNKVNKRKKEVA; encoded by the coding sequence ATGAAAGAAGAAGCAAAAAAAGGTAGTATATTAGGATTATTACCACTGGGTGTATTTTTAATAGTATTTTTAGGTAGCGGGGTAATAACTGGGGATTTTTATAAAATGCCAGCAATAGTAGCATTTATAATCGCAACTATAGTAGGATTTTCTCTTAATAGAAAAGTTAGTTTAGGAGAAAAGATAGAAGTATTTTGTAAAGGAGCAGGTAATATAGATATAATATCTATGATTATGATATTTATACTTGCAGGTTCTTTTTCAAGTGTAGCTAAGGCAATGGGAGGTGTTGACTCAACTGTTAATTTAAGTTTATCAATTCTTCCTCCTAATCTTTTAGTATCAGGGTTATTTGTAATAGGATGTTTTATATCTATATCTATGGGAACATCAATGGGAACAATAGCAGCACTTGGGCCAATAGGCATAGGAATTGCAGCTAAAACAGGAATACCAGCACCATTAGTAATAGGAGCTGTTGTAGGTGGAGCTATGTTTGGAGATAATTTATCTATGATATCAGACACTACAATAGCAGCAACCAAAACTCAAGGATGTGAATTAAAAGATAAATTTAGAGTAAATTTCTTAATAGTTTTACCAGCAGCTATTATAACTGCTATATTATTAGCTACTATAACATCAGGGTATAGTTTAGGTGGTAGCACAAGCTATAGATATGATTTTATAAAAGTTTTACCATATTTAGGCGTTTTAGTAGGGGCTTTATGTGGAGTAAATGTATTTGTTTTACTTAGTTTTGGAGTAGTATTTGCAGGTGCAATAGGATTATTTACAAATTCATTTGGGTTATTTGGATTTATAGAAGCTATATCAGGTGGTATATCAGGAATGTATGAATTATGTCTACTTGTTATAATAATCGGAGGACTTGTAGAACTTATAAAATTAAATGGTGGAATAGACTTTATACTTAATTTTATAAGTAGTAAAATAAAAACTAAAAAAGGTGCAGAGTTTGGTATAGCAGCATTAGTAAGTATAGTAGATTTATGTACAGCAAACAACACTATAGCAATAGTAACAGCAGGGCCACTTGCAAAAGATATAGCTACAAAATTTGATATAGATAATAGAAAAACTGCAAGTATATTAGATATATTCTCATCTTGTTGGCAAGGCATAGTTCCATATGGTGCACAAGTATTAACAGCTGCAGGGATGGTAGGAATATCTCCTGTTGAATTAATTAAATATCTACATTATCCTTGGTTAATGTTAGCTTGTGGAATAATAGCTATAACATTTGGTATTCCAAACTTAAATAAAGTTAATAAAAGGAAAAAAGAAGTAGCTTAA
- a CDS encoding YtxH domain-containing protein: MSLAKKIEQKKKAKKAKERNKKIKIATLGVATGAITGILGGVLLAPKSGKETREDIKNTAKDINTNVSEKAAKTKEKLTTNVNESKRRIKEYLDSKKKENEDVVDTNVVELLQAPQEAKDKE; the protein is encoded by the coding sequence ATGAGTTTAGCAAAAAAAATAGAACAAAAGAAAAAAGCTAAAAAAGCAAAAGAAAGAAATAAAAAGATAAAAATAGCTACACTAGGTGTTGCAACAGGTGCTATAACAGGAATACTAGGTGGGGTTTTATTAGCTCCTAAGTCAGGAAAAGAAACTAGAGAAGATATAAAAAATACAGCTAAAGATATAAACACAAATGTAAGTGAAAAGGCTGCCAAAACAAAAGAAAAATTAACTACAAATGTAAATGAATCTAAGAGAAGAATAAAAGAGTATTTAGATAGTAAAAAGAAAGAAAATGAAGACGTAGTAGATACTAATGTTGTAGAATTATTACAAGCTCCACAAGAAGCTAAGGATAAAGAATAA
- a CDS encoding deoxycytidylate deaminase gives MRKLFTEWAMDIAEDSKVRSTCVSRQVGAVIIKGKQIIATGYNGSPAGTIHCSDIGYCERKKRGIPSGQGLELCRAGHAEANAIIQCAKHGISCEGATLYATTQPCVFCSISIIQAGIKKVIFKGEYPTGLGQQLFEEAGIEYIKYEDALKQEQEEQEAKREKEKKRVQEFLSKPRSY, from the coding sequence ATGAGAAAATTATTTACAGAGTGGGCGATGGATATAGCCGAAGATAGTAAAGTTAGAAGTACGTGTGTTTCAAGACAAGTAGGAGCTGTAATTATAAAAGGAAAGCAAATTATAGCTACAGGTTATAATGGAAGTCCTGCTGGAACTATTCATTGTTCAGATATTGGCTATTGCGAGAGAAAAAAAAGAGGTATACCTTCAGGACAAGGCTTAGAACTATGTCGAGCTGGGCATGCTGAAGCAAATGCTATAATACAATGTGCTAAACATGGAATAAGCTGTGAAGGAGCTACATTGTATGCTACTACTCAACCTTGTGTATTTTGCTCAATATCTATTATTCAAGCAGGAATAAAAAAAGTAATATTTAAAGGAGAGTATCCTACAGGCTTAGGCCAGCAGCTATTTGAAGAAGCTGGAATAGAATACATTAAATATGAAGATGCATTAAAACAAGAGCAAGAAGAACAAGAAGCTAAACGTGAGAAAGAGAAGAAACGTGTTCAAGAATTCTTAAGTAAGCCAAGGAGCTATTAA
- a CDS encoding alpha/beta-type small acid-soluble spore protein: protein MSKKPAISNAKQALNQMKLEIANELGISNSHIDGSNDTSYKNGHIGGNLGGVMSRRLVEMGEEQLLREYNKKNK from the coding sequence ATGTCTAAAAAACCAGCAATAAGTAATGCTAAACAAGCTCTAAATCAAATGAAACTAGAAATAGCAAATGAACTAGGAATATCAAATAGTCATATAGATGGATCTAATGATACATCATATAAAAATGGACATATAGGTGGAAACTTAGGTGGTGTGATGAGTAGAAGATTAGTAGAAATGGGTGAAGAACAGCTACTAAGAGAATATAATAAAAAAAATAAATAA
- the nrdF gene encoding class 1b ribonucleoside-diphosphate reductase subunit beta — protein sequence MTFKLEKIHKAVNWNKEDDGFTQAFWEQNVKQFWLPEEISVSKDLKVFNELNEKEKELYKKVLGGLTLLDTKQGNDGVPSMMSLTDNLQRKAVLSFMGTMEEIHAKSYSSIFMTLLSNDEIEELFKWIESEETLQKKADLVLAQYKNTKDEESLYLSMVTSVFLESFLFYSGFFYPLYLAGQGKMVASGEIISLILRDESLHGKYIGLLSQEIYEKFEEAKKEELKDRMYKILEDLMENEINYTNTIYKDSGLESEVINFLKYNANRALENLGFNEYYKVSEINPIVLNGLSTETKNHDFFSTKGNGYQKGVYEELKDEDFLI from the coding sequence ATGACATTTAAATTAGAAAAAATACACAAAGCAGTAAACTGGAATAAAGAAGATGATGGATTTACTCAAGCCTTTTGGGAACAAAATGTAAAACAATTTTGGTTACCAGAGGAAATATCAGTTTCAAAAGATTTAAAAGTATTTAATGAATTAAATGAAAAAGAAAAAGAATTATATAAAAAAGTATTAGGTGGACTTACATTACTAGACACTAAGCAAGGAAATGATGGGGTACCATCTATGATGAGCCTTACAGATAACCTTCAAAGAAAAGCAGTATTATCATTTATGGGAACTATGGAAGAAATACATGCTAAAAGTTACTCATCTATATTTATGACACTGCTTTCTAATGATGAAATTGAAGAATTATTTAAATGGATAGAAAGTGAAGAAACACTTCAGAAAAAGGCGGACTTAGTACTAGCCCAATATAAAAATACAAAAGATGAAGAAAGTTTATATTTATCTATGGTAACAAGTGTATTCTTAGAAAGCTTTTTATTCTACTCAGGTTTTTTCTATCCACTATATCTAGCAGGCCAAGGTAAAATGGTTGCAAGTGGAGAAATAATATCTCTTATACTTAGAGATGAATCACTACATGGAAAGTATATAGGACTTCTTTCTCAAGAAATATATGAAAAGTTTGAAGAAGCTAAAAAAGAAGAATTAAAAGATAGAATGTACAAAATACTTGAAGATTTAATGGAAAATGAAATAAACTATACAAACACTATATACAAAGATAGCGGTCTTGAAAGTGAAGTTATAAATTTCTTAAAATACAATGCTAATAGGGCATTAGAGAATTTAGGGTTTAATGAATACTATAAAGTAAGTGAAATAAACCCAATAGTACTAAATGGGCTAAGTACAGAAACCAAAAATCACGACTTTTTCTCGACTAAAGGTAATGGATATCAAAAAGGTGTATATGAAGAATTAAAAGATGAAGATTTCTTAATATAA
- the nrdE gene encoding class 1b ribonucleoside-diphosphate reductase subunit alpha codes for MNWIELNNQVIIKNKEGKYQLEKDKEALYSYINEYIKPRTKVFNSLEERLSYLIDNNYYSKEVIERYDINFIKEIERIIKNYGFKFNSYMSANKFYQNYALKTNDNKEILESYNDKVLIVSLALGNGDKNLVRKLAEKLVKQEFQPATPTFLNAGRARAGEMVSCFLISIEDSTEGISYAISSANHLSKIGGGVALNLSRLRASGDPIKDIEGAAGGVVGVAKMLEQSFTYFNQMGARQGAGAVYLSVFHPDFELLMDTKKINADEKIRLASLSLGALIPDKFMELAEKNEVAYAFYPHSVYKKYNINLDEMDMEKWYDILKNDEDIRKKEINPRKMLTKIAQMQQESGYPYVVFLDTANREHILKDVGKIKMSNLCCEIFQYQTPSNIKGYAGENIWGQDISCNLGSLNIANVMDNKDIENTIDTAIRALTFVSDNTSINEVPTIKNGNDSSHAVGLGAMNLHGYLVRENILYTSEEAIDFCNVFFAIVRHFAIKSSMNIAKERNKTFVGFEKSEYAKGKDSNVLKKYYKNSYLPKTDKVKKLFEGIHIPTTKEWEALLDEVKVHGLYNAYLTAIAPTQSISYVQNATSSIMPITEPVEVRTYGDSTTIYPMPFLTNENMLYYQSAYRMDMRKVIDIVSTVQNHVDQGISTTLFVTDDKTTRDIARLYIYAYKKGLKSLYYTRTKMTRDNNECLMCSV; via the coding sequence ATGAACTGGATAGAACTAAATAATCAAGTCATAATAAAAAATAAAGAAGGAAAATATCAATTAGAAAAAGATAAAGAAGCATTATACAGTTATATAAATGAATATATAAAACCTAGAACAAAGGTATTTAATAGTCTTGAAGAAAGGCTATCATATTTAATAGATAATAATTACTATTCTAAAGAAGTAATAGAAAGATATGATATAAATTTTATAAAAGAAATAGAAAGAATCATAAAAAATTATGGATTTAAATTTAATTCATATATGAGTGCAAATAAGTTTTATCAAAACTATGCACTTAAGACTAATGACAATAAAGAAATATTAGAAAGCTATAATGATAAAGTTCTCATAGTATCTTTAGCACTTGGAAATGGTGATAAAAATTTAGTAAGAAAATTAGCAGAGAAACTAGTAAAACAAGAATTTCAACCAGCAACACCTACATTTTTAAATGCAGGTAGAGCTAGAGCAGGAGAAATGGTATCGTGCTTTTTGATATCTATAGAAGATAGTACAGAAGGTATATCATATGCAATTTCATCAGCAAATCATTTGTCTAAAATAGGTGGTGGGGTAGCACTTAATCTATCAAGGTTAAGAGCTTCAGGAGACCCTATTAAAGACATAGAAGGAGCAGCAGGCGGTGTGGTAGGAGTTGCCAAAATGCTAGAACAGTCATTTACCTACTTTAACCAAATGGGTGCAAGACAAGGTGCCGGGGCTGTATATTTAAGTGTATTTCATCCAGATTTTGAATTACTTATGGATACCAAAAAGATAAATGCAGATGAAAAAATAAGATTAGCATCATTATCTTTAGGGGCATTAATACCAGATAAATTTATGGAATTGGCAGAGAAAAATGAGGTGGCTTATGCATTTTATCCTCATTCTGTTTATAAAAAATATAATATAAATCTTGATGAGATGGATATGGAAAAATGGTATGATATTTTAAAAAATGATGAAGATATACGAAAAAAAGAAATAAATCCTAGAAAAATGCTAACAAAGATAGCACAGATGCAACAAGAAAGTGGATACCCATATGTTGTATTTTTAGATACTGCAAATAGAGAACATATACTAAAAGACGTTGGTAAAATCAAAATGTCTAATTTATGTTGTGAAATATTTCAATACCAAACACCATCAAATATAAAAGGATATGCTGGAGAAAATATATGGGGACAAGATATAAGTTGCAATTTAGGTTCTTTAAACATTGCTAATGTAATGGATAATAAAGATATAGAAAATACGATTGATACTGCAATAAGAGCATTAACTTTTGTTTCTGATAACACTAGTATAAATGAAGTGCCAACAATAAAAAATGGAAATGATTCGTCACATGCAGTAGGTCTTGGAGCTATGAATTTACATGGATACTTAGTAAGAGAAAATATACTTTATACATCAGAAGAAGCAATAGACTTTTGTAATGTATTTTTTGCAATAGTTAGACATTTTGCTATAAAGTCATCTATGAATATAGCTAAAGAGAGAAATAAAACATTTGTTGGGTTTGAAAAATCAGAATATGCAAAAGGAAAAGATAGTAATGTATTAAAAAAATATTATAAAAATTCATACTTACCTAAGACAGATAAAGTAAAAAAATTGTTTGAAGGTATACATATACCTACAACTAAAGAATGGGAAGCTTTATTAGATGAAGTAAAAGTACATGGATTATATAATGCATACTTAACAGCAATAGCACCAACTCAAAGTATTAGTTATGTTCAAAATGCAACATCAAGTATAATGCCAATTACAGAGCCGGTTGAAGTTAGAACATATGGTGATTCTACAACTATATATCCTATGCCATTTTTAACTAATGAAAACATGCTTTATTACCAATCTGCATATAGAATGGATATGAGAAAAGTTATAGATATAGTTTCAACAGTCCAAAATCATGTTGACCAAGGTATATCAACAACATTATTTGTAACAGATGATAAAACAACTAGAGATATAGCTAGATTATATATATATGCTTACAAAAAAGGACTAAAAAGTCTTTACTACACAAGAACTAAAATGACTAGAGACAACAATGAGTGTCTTATGTGTTCAGTATAA
- the thiC gene encoding phosphomethylpyrimidine synthase ThiC, with protein MMYTTQMDAAKKGIITKEMEIVAKKENMDVNILRELISKGKVAIPANKNHKSLNPEGVGENLRTKINVNLGISKDCCDIDEEMKKVNLALDMKAEAIMDLSSFGKTKEFRKKLISSSNAMIGTVPIYDAVGFYDKELKDITAKEFLDVVRNHANDGVDFVTVHAGINKETASVFKRNKRLTNIVSRGGSLMYAWMELNQRENPFYEYFDELLDICEEYDLTLSLGDALRPGSINDSSDACQIKELMILGELTLRAWKRNVQVIIEGPGHMSLDEIESNMLLEKKLCHGAPFYVLGPIVTDIAPGYDHITSAIGGALAASYGADFLCYVTPAEHLRLPNLDDVKEGIIATKIAAHAADIAKKIPKSRDIDNQMSKARQELDWEKMFELAIDPQKARRYRKESTPKHDDSCTMCGKMCSMRNMNKIMSGKDLNLLRADN; from the coding sequence ATGATGTATACTACTCAAATGGATGCTGCTAAAAAGGGGATAATTACTAAAGAAATGGAAATAGTAGCAAAAAAAGAAAATATGGATGTTAATATTTTGAGAGAGCTAATATCTAAAGGTAAAGTAGCAATACCTGCTAATAAAAATCATAAATCTTTAAATCCTGAAGGTGTAGGCGAAAATCTAAGAACCAAAATAAATGTAAATTTAGGTATATCAAAAGATTGTTGTGATATTGATGAAGAGATGAAAAAGGTTAATTTGGCATTAGATATGAAAGCCGAAGCTATAATGGATTTAAGTTCTTTTGGTAAAACCAAAGAATTTAGAAAAAAACTTATATCATCTTCTAATGCTATGATAGGAACTGTTCCTATATACGATGCTGTTGGTTTTTACGATAAAGAATTAAAAGATATAACTGCTAAAGAATTTTTAGATGTAGTAAGAAATCATGCAAATGATGGTGTAGACTTCGTTACTGTACATGCTGGTATAAACAAAGAAACTGCATCTGTTTTTAAAAGAAACAAAAGACTTACTAATATAGTATCTAGAGGCGGTTCTTTAATGTATGCTTGGATGGAGCTTAACCAACGTGAGAACCCTTTTTATGAATACTTTGATGAATTACTTGATATATGCGAAGAATATGACTTAACATTAAGCCTTGGAGATGCTCTAAGACCTGGGTCTATAAATGACTCTTCAGATGCTTGTCAAATAAAAGAATTAATGATATTAGGTGAACTTACTCTAAGAGCGTGGAAACGAAATGTTCAAGTAATAATAGAAGGTCCTGGACATATGTCATTAGATGAAATTGAGTCTAATATGTTACTTGAAAAGAAACTTTGTCATGGTGCACCATTTTATGTGCTAGGTCCTATAGTTACAGATATAGCCCCTGGATATGATCATATAACAAGTGCTATTGGAGGTGCCTTAGCTGCTAGTTATGGAGCTGACTTTTTATGTTATGTAACCCCAGCAGAACATTTAAGACTACCTAACTTAGATGATGTTAAAGAAGGTATTATAGCTACTAAAATAGCTGCTCATGCTGCAGATATCGCAAAGAAAATTCCTAAATCTAGAGATATAGATAATCAAATGAGTAAAGCTAGACAAGAACTTGATTGGGAAAAAATGTTTGAACTTGCTATTGACCCACAAAAAGCTAGAAGATATAGAAAAGAGTCAACTCCTAAACATGATGATAGCTGTACAATGTGCGGTAAGATGTGTTCTATGAGAAATATGAATAAAATAATGAGTGGTAAAGACTTAAATTTATTAAGAGCAGATAATTAG
- a CDS encoding calcium/sodium antiporter, whose product MAFIILILGFIFLIKGADIFVDGAASIARKFNVPAMVIGLTIVAMGTSAPEAAVSITSSLAGQNDMSVANIVGSNFFNILVVLGVSAIIAKLPVQKDTIKKDTPFLIGISFMLLLFSLDLHINRFEGIFFLLVFAYFLINTVKSAKNSNNEEDLSGGESAIAIEAEVSEDVPMFKTIILSLIGIAGIIVGGDMVVDSATTIATSFGMSANLVGLTIVAVGTSLPEFVTSIMAIKKGETEIAIGNVIGSNVFNILLVLGLATTISPISISTFALIDIIFMTFITVLLYIFMKKDNCLVKKQGFILIALYIVYMIYTIVR is encoded by the coding sequence ATGGCATTTATAATATTAATATTAGGTTTTATTTTCCTTATAAAGGGTGCTGACATATTTGTCGATGGTGCTGCTTCAATTGCTAGAAAATTTAATGTTCCAGCTATGGTTATAGGTCTTACTATAGTAGCTATGGGTACATCTGCACCTGAAGCCGCAGTAAGTATTACATCTTCATTAGCAGGACAAAATGATATGAGTGTTGCTAACATCGTAGGCTCTAACTTTTTTAACATACTTGTAGTGTTAGGTGTATCTGCAATAATTGCAAAGTTACCAGTTCAAAAAGATACTATAAAAAAAGATACTCCATTTTTAATAGGTATAAGCTTTATGTTGTTACTATTTTCACTTGATTTACATATAAATAGATTTGAAGGTATTTTTTTCTTATTAGTATTTGCCTACTTCTTAATAAATACTGTAAAAAGTGCTAAAAACTCTAATAATGAAGAAGACTTATCTGGTGGTGAAAGTGCTATAGCTATAGAAGCTGAAGTAAGTGAAGATGTTCCTATGTTTAAAACAATTATATTAAGTTTAATTGGTATAGCAGGAATTATTGTTGGTGGAGATATGGTTGTTGATTCTGCCACGACTATTGCAACATCATTTGGTATGAGTGCAAACTTAGTTGGACTTACAATAGTTGCAGTTGGTACTTCACTTCCTGAATTTGTTACTTCTATTATGGCTATAAAAAAGGGTGAAACTGAAATAGCTATAGGTAATGTAATAGGCTCAAACGTATTTAATATACTTTTAGTTTTAGGTTTAGCTACAACTATAAGTCCGATATCTATAAGTACATTTGCTCTTATAGATATAATATTTATGACATTTATAACAGTTTTACTTTATATCTTTATGAAAAAAGATAATTGTCTTGTAAAAAAACAAGGTTTTATATTAATAGCTTTATATATAGTATATATGATATATACTATAGTTAGGTAA